The Eriocheir sinensis breed Jianghai 21 chromosome 45, ASM2467909v1, whole genome shotgun sequence genomic interval GAGAGTAACCTAATCCAACAAATTAACCAACTCCCACGAGGTAAAGCAACCCAACATTAAAGATAAACGATGGCCCTATTCAAAGTGTTTTTATATACTTACATGTGTTATTACATGTATGTATACTTTACCAAATAAAAACCTTATCAATTGTATCAAATTAAAACTACCTACTGACTTCCACCCACCAAAACTACATGGTTTGTTATTCTTATTCCTGGCTTTGATAACTGGTGGCATCGTACTAAAAGCCATACATGGATAAAAACACGCCCACTATAGACCTCATGTATAGCCCAGACAATGACAAGGCTGGCTAAGATACAGCAGCCACACCACGCCCCCCATGCATGTCAGGTTGTGATGACgcggagggggaagtggagtcaGCGCCCCGCTCCCCTCGCCGCCCCGCTCTGGCCGCAGCGAGGCACCTACAGCGGCTGCCTCACCTCCTGAATAAACTCTGATATCAGGTGAAAGGTTTCCGAGACGTGAGTCTTCACCGTGCCCATCTTGAATGTGGGGTAGCCCTCCTTCAGAGACCATGGGAACTTATCCTCGAGACTCGAGTGTTTCTGGCGCCACGCAACAGATGGAGCCTTGACATGTGGCGCGTCGTCTGCGTGTTTACATCCTTGAGCTTCCTTGCCTTCAGCCATCACAAAACACTCCTACATACATACCTAACCATGTAGGTTGCCTGGGTTAGGAcagcatgttcctcccttctcttttgttgCATACCTGCaaaaataaactatcaatcaatcactccTTCATATAAAATATAGCCATATGATACACTTCTGTGTTGTATGTGATTAAAATAAAGATTAATCGTAAGCTGAGGTTTAATTCATGATCTCCAGCAAAGACAAAAAATGCTTATTGCTTCTTTTTTCCAGTCTACCTTTCCAAAAAATACAACATTGATTCAATAATATGATAATGAAATGAACTGCATGACAGCAGTTTTATTTTTGCAGTAACAGTTTGCCCCGCGGATGTAACCATCAAAACTAAATAATGAAGCGATTTATAACGATCGAAAGTTTAATATATAAGATTATATCCGGCGGGGTGCTGGAGCGTATAGGTTCGAGTCCTACCCGGTGCCAATAATGGGACTCATGGGAATGGAAAGGTGGGCTCTCTCCGACACCCCCAGCCCATTGCCGCTGCCCAGCCCCGTTGTTAGGCCTCCTCCACTTGAAaaaattgggcatctctctacccgccgtctgggtggttgcgcggcatgcactgCCTTCCTCCTTAGGTATATTCCCCCCCccagaaaaaaatagtatatatatatatatatatatatatatatatatatatatatatatatatatatatatatatataagattatTTTTGCATTTACTGTTCCATGGCTTTTACGCCTAATAAAGGTTTCCATAACAAAATtcgtgcatatttttttttctgagccGTACAAGACTGTGAATTATTCTATAAGGCAGCCAACCATTCCGACGGTGTGAGGCGAGTGAGGCGTGTAGATCCTCGCAGCGACCACGTCACCAAGGTGGGTTGGCAGCTCTGGGCCAGCCGGGAGGACAGCCTGGAGCCTTCTATTTCTTAGGATACAACAAAAGCTTTGAAAAGATAACAAATTGCTTGATAAATAGGTAATTACATGGTGCAAGGGGAAACATACTGTAGATTTCTTGTTTTTTATAAATTTGGGCAAGTTCTGTCTATGAAGTTTTATGTTCTAGCTTCAGATATAATAAATCTAAAAATTGATAAGGCGTATTGGAAGGTTGTTTACAGGCGAAAGTCTGAGCGAGAAGAGTAGCCGCGCCGCACACCGCACTGACAGCACCATGGTGACCAAGGGGAAACTGACCAAGGAAGAGGAGCTCCTGCTGCAAGACTTCAGCAGAAATGTATCCAAGAAGAGCTCTATCATTTTCTACTTCAACGCCCTCATCGTATCTGCCATTCCCATCTGTGAGTAACGTGACGGCCGCCGGGTTTGGCCTCAGCTGTTCCCCGCAATATTAATAGGCCAATGTTCTCTTCTCTTGGGCCAGGGAGTGCCTGGCAGGCACTGAATAACCATGCATGTTGGTACCAAATGACTACCTTGTCCCAATAAATCAAgaagtaaatttttttttatgtatcgcTTTTTGTACCCATTTAGGAGCCCTCAGTTCACTGGTAGCAGTATTacagatgttttttttataaaggcTGAGGCTATTTACCGAGCAGTCCTCTGCAGGGTAGAGTGGCCCAATCCGGGATAGGGAAACGGATAACTACTAAATCAGGTCTGCCAAACCTAGTCTGGTAATTTTTTCATTTCCACTGTCCACACCACATACACAACTAGATCAATCCAATAATTTTGCTCTGAGGGTTTTAACTATAAATCTTgatatttttcctatttcttaaGTTATTTTTCCTTTTGCAGGGCTGTTTTGGCGCATTCACATGATGGATCCCTTGTCCTCAGCCGCCATATTTGCACTTGTGACTGGCATCGCCACCTACCTTGTGGCGTTTGCCTACATGAATACCAAGTTTGTCTTGAAGCATAAGGtgagttatttttttcatagtcCCCTAAAACATGTATGAAGATTCTTAAAGAGAGAATTCCATATCATGCTGTATCTAATAATCATTAGTCTTAGTATGTCATATGTTGTAGGTATTTAACCCCTTCAATCTGGCGACACCGACGTCGGCGTCTGAAGGACGTCCGACGTCATCACCATtggtcctcttctaaacctcttaatcttcttccattttctcttaattctcttctaaacctctttaagaggaggtggaagaggattaagaggaatttagaggaggattgaaaggtttagCAGAGGCTTAGGTAAAGATTTGTTTTaggaccgtgccagtatctcattatctaccttatgaaacatcactatctcttcatatatcttttctacaaaccttcaacagtcatggaaacgccgcagccgcaaaatagctcgcagagggtttagggttggggagcatatttaaactactccaaccaaactttacgacctactaatatatatatatatatatatatatatatatatatatatatatatatatatatatatatatatatatgttatatggggctgtgccccccctggactccccccccccacatatatatgtgacttatttcagcgaggaggtatttctcgcaacgccggctgcaccgtcgccagaggaggcgacgcgcttccgtaaacattatcctctattttcaagagtaaaaaaaaagtccttgcattggattttcaaagtgtttccttgactgttgaaggtttgtagaaaagatatatgaagagctactgatgtttcataaggtaagtaacgagatactggcacggtcctAAAACGAATCTCAACCGAGGattattcctcttccatttcctcttgactctTTCCAAACTGTGACGCTGATGACTGCGtcacgtatggaaagggttaagtgtTATATGTCGTAAAATATGTAATGAATATTCTTGCTGTAAGTGCTATTTGCCCCCGTTTTATTCTGTTGCTTGATTtagatcatattttttttatgacaTGAAGATCAGCAACCTCAAAGTGTCCATAAAAAAAATCAGCTGCCCCAGATATAGATACTGAATTGGAGAACAGCCACACTAAACCAACTTTAAACGATAGTTGTGtaaccacccccccccccataaaaaaaaGCTGTATTAAAGAGAATAAACCATATATTCACACGTTATGAGTGAAAAATACCCTTCTACCACACTAAATTATGAGTGATTCATTCTCATCATCACAAAACTAATTTGTCTGGTAGAAAAGCTTTGTGAACTATCATTTAGCAATCCAGTCACCCTTATATATCTGTCAAACTACTTAGTTATAATACTCACCTCTAAATAACTGCAGCTCTTTTAGCATCTTTACCACATTTGTCTGGTGGTTTGTACTTCATCAATTCAACCACTCTAGTTTATCCCTAGTTtttgttgctttctttttctggccttgagctgtctcccttgctgtagaaAAAATATTGCCTCTGGAAAAACTTTCACCCCAGTCTCATCCCCCTGAAGATAATCCACCCGATGTGCTTTGGGTGGCTAATCTATGTTAGATgtactttttatttattcatttggaATGACCGACAACTCTCTTCTTTGACTCAATCCTGGAGGCAGGTAAAAAACAATTTATTGCTAGGTGCAGTTAGAAAATTAAATGTTAAATATGTAATCTGCCTTTTTTATTGGTTTGTCAGACTTACAAGTCATCTCACTGTTGCTTCAAGTACTTATTATGATTATATTCTTGCATAAAATGTCTGTGAATCCCTTTACTGTTTTTATATTGATCATAATATGACAAATGTTACCTTCCATGAAATTATAACATTTTTCATTATCAGCAAAATATTATGCATAGATACCAGTATATAAAACATCAGGAAAAATTGTAAAAtatgctgttaaaaaaaaagcccaaagTCAGTTTAGGTGTCATAAATTAAAGTCATATTTTAGATTGACATTCTTTAGGTCAGAATTATGGATATAATTGCATGGCATGGCATGTCTCCAATGTTAAATCTATTGGAAATCCAAATTATGACATGTGAAAAGTCAGAAAAAGCAGTCTTTAATTGGCAGTCTTCCAAATTTTATTTGTGGGTTTGTTGTCCTTCACCTTTGCCAGATTTGATTCCATTGAATTAAAGCATAGTCAAACATGTAATTTGAAACTAGCTTTAAAGTCTTTTATCATATATAATGCCTGAACAATTATTAtcactatacatatatatagtgCCTGAATTATTATTGGTATACCTCACTTATCTTTGTGGCCTTAAACCATACTGACTTAGAGACAGGAGGTAGAGTTGTTAAACACTCATTAAGGAGAGACTATTTGTATATTTGCATCATTTAATGTTCAGTGAAGTAAAGTTTGAAATTCCCTCAGGTTGCCCAGAAGGTTGAAGATGCAGTGACCCGGGAAGTGATGCGCAAGCTGTCTGATGATAAAAAGATggccaagaaggagaaggatgaaaggtaAACTTTTGCCTCATACTTAACTTTCAACATCATTTCTTTCCTACTATCATCATCACAGCTATAATTGTCATTTGTTTTATCAAcattagctatctatctatctttatactCTGATGCCTCTTTGTCAGACCTCACTGAGAGGGGTAGCCACAGTAGATGTCTCCATTTGGCCGTATCCATGGATTCCATCCTTGCATATTCAGTCCTGTCATTCTtctgtcccttctttctctcaaGTATTCTACCACACTGTCCTCCCATTTTACAGTAGGTTGTGCCCTTACATAGCATCAATCTTGTATACTTTTTTTGTcagctttctttctcattctctccaaaTTGCTTAACCACCTGAGTACTCTGTGGTGTAGTggagttatgtgtaagcatggtagtacagaaggagagacaagataaagggcattgcaaggaaggaaggtggtagggtctttgggacgtatcatgaatggcagaagtgtgagcatggaggtaaagagggatttgagaaatacagtaatagtaccaaccttcacatatgcaagcgaaacatgggcctggaatgaaagtcaaaggtctagagtgcaggcagtggaaatgagttatttgaggagtgcttgtggtgtgagtaaaatggatggaatgagtacagtaatgaaagtgtgtacgagtgttttggaatgtgtcatgtgggtgaagggaagaagtgtggagtggtggaagaagtgaagcgacagactttaaagtggtttggccacatggagcgaatggaggagagtaagatgaccaggagggtgtatgtgagtgagatagagggagggaatgttagaggatcaactccagtgaaatggagagctagggtgcaggagtatgtcagggagaggggtgaaagatctttgagaaagtttgagcaggcaaggaggtaATGtcaggatagagagagatggaaactcttctgccatggccatcccctggtgggagctcctaggagcaggcatcaaagatgaatgaatgagttaTGAAACCAAAATTGATAGTTTTAAtgcatttctctttgtttttgttactGTAGCAGCATACTGCAGACACTTTCCTGCTTATATATAAACCCCCATATATATCATTATTTGGTGATTTAATGTTTGTAGAAAACATGTTATATCATTATATTTAATATTTAATTTTTAATATACTGGGAGAACTGCCTCATCATAGGAGCCATCGAGAATAGCAAGGGGAAACACACCCAAAATAAAACAGGATTTTAGGTACCACCATGAGTGCACTAATTTCTTGTATGTCAAAGGAGGGTGAGTTTGTCTCTTAGTGAAAAGAATATGTAAAGAAGGCAAGTTTAGCTAGCTCCCCTGGGCCTGATGCAAGGTAGCACATTTAGAAGTTGGCTTTTCTCAATATATTTACTTCTGGCTAGTGTCCCCTTTCTGTTCTCACCCCATAATTCCACCCATATAGACATATTCATAGACTCATCCAGTAACTTGTTAAACTCCAGTCATTACACAAAAGCAATAACCAAGGCCTTTGTTTATTGAAATGGGCATTATAAATATTGTTTGCCTgtgccactaatgggctgggttccaagaggcccctcaagagagcctaccagtgCAATAGGCAGCGCCTAAAGAAAAAAACTCAAAACGCTGATGAACACATCCATTTTTGCCATCTCCAATTATTATAGTTATCAATCTTTATCTTGATCATAATAATGATTAATATATACCATCATGTTGCCTTGTCTTGGTAACACAGGAATATATATGTATAGCTGACACATTTCCTCCTTCCAGGGTGTTGTGGAAGAAGAATGAGGTGGCTGAAGCAGAGGCCAcaactttctccctcttttacaaCAATGCTCTGTTCCTTATGCTGGTTGTGGTGGGCTCCTTCCTGATCTTCAAGTCTGTGACCCCTGCGTACAACTATGTGTTCAGCACCCTAGGGGCTGCTGGCATCATTGCTCTCTTCTCCACCAGCACACAGTAGaggcccctcaccaccaccttccatCCTCACTCGTGGTGTTTATTTCATTGCATTGCTGGTGCTGCAGCCAGACACATTTGGTATCTTGTTTGCTCTGTGATGTCAGTTCATATTTCTTAAAGTTCCAATTATTTTGTAATGACTGAGTGTTGTTATCATTTCccatttctttgtttactttactGGAAACTGGAGAAAATaagtatacatttttatagacagCTTTCCCTATGGAGTGATTGGGTGATTATTCTAACGACATACTGATGAATCTGTTTTgcagattttttatttatttatgaagtCATCTTGCAAAGCATGTGTATTTACATAATATAGTATTGAAATAAACTATGGATTACTGGTATGTAACTAAAAAGATCGCAAGACTCATTTTCAAAGGAAGCTGGAAAGGAATATGTGCCTCACTGTCAAGTTAAGGCTTGTTTATCATTACATGGGGATATTAAAACCTATTGCTTCTGTGATGCTTTCAACTTGTACATTCTGTGTACCATATAAACCCATGATGGTATGGCCATGTCCTCTCTATTGGCCACTTATTGCATGTCTGGCATGCATGGCTCATAGCATGAACCTGATTGCCAGACAGCATTGACAGTGTAGACTGACACTTTGGTGTCTGCTGCTATACTTTAGATGGTAAACTCATGTCAGGCCATCTTAGATGTTTTTATATGTTATGCGACAGTTACCTGAAATATTACAGTTGGAATCACTTATATATTTGAGTTCAGATAAAGTTGTGCTCAGGAGTAGTGTTTTCATAAACCAGAgtagtgtgtctgtgtatgtgcatgtgtgtgtgttcgtgtgtttgggTGGATGCGCGCAATTATGTTGGATTAGGTGTGTTACCACAAATCCAATACTGAATAAATGGACATAAGtagattgactttttttttacctgcaaaAGGATAAGTTTATGCAATAGTAAACCTAAGCAATCATCTTGTAACTTACAGTACTTATTTTTATCAAAGTACACAAAGAACAGCCAGtagttttcatttttcctcaATAAAACTTAGTAAAAGTCTTAACAGTAACATTCTCTTGAGGGATATGGACATTGAAATGTTATGGAATAACTAGAGTAGTTTAATGTGCTTTCAGGCTAGGCAATTTATAAAAACTAATGTTATTGAAAGACTGATATTGGCTGCTCATTTTTCTTTTGGGGGAATAAAGACCCGTACACACTATCATTCCGCACTCACCACTGTTAGTGTTTGCCGACgagcagacacgcacacacgcaaaaaaaaaaaaattctgtaccTCCCTTCTGTTGCTTACTGCCACTTTCCATTGTTGATTTGTGGGAAAGTCTtaattaactttctctctctctctctctctctctctctctctctctctctctctctctctctctctctctctctctctctctctctctctctctctctctctctctctctctctctctctctctctctctgttcatatgTCAATTTAAATATCCATCCGTTCTATCCATCTACACAtccaaagagatagatagatagacagagaggcttAATTATCTGTCCTTTGTACCGCGTCATGTGCACGATTACAGGCCGCCACACAACACttgcctcccctctttttcccaaATATGTAACACAACACAGGCTTCAGCGTAAATATATTACTTATTCACAACAATTTTCTGAGGATGACAAACCCCAGAAAACAGCTACAAACCTATTGTTGCTTGAGAAAGCCGTGAATCTGGAACTCatgaaaagtaggagagaaataTATTCGCACTTAAAAGAGTTTGAATCATGCATATGTTTGCCAATTTTAGTAAGTTCTTTGTAACACTTTAGAATTTTAAATTGATGATGAGAGCCTCTTTGTTGATTCTAGTCTATTATTATCCCCCTCTGCTGATAACAGAGGGATTTCACACGTCACATCCTTTCTTGGTTCTTCTTCTGTAGACCTTTTTGTGAGCATTCGGCGCCTGACTCATTGCATCGCTTAATCTTTCCACCTTGatcttcctttgtgtcctttaACTGCTTTTCTCTCTTCGTTGAACGcatatgttagttcgtagttattgagtatgtttgtgaattcgggcccagagGTCAAAAGGAAAAGGTCTGAGTCTGGGCCCCTTCTGTGTGGGTCAGTCTAGCACTCACTCAAGGACGGGAAAGTTGTGGAAGTCAATAGCTCGCCATGAACTTGTGGTTGTGAGAGAAAAAGACGGTATTTGAGGCTCATAGGCGGAGAATGAACTGTGATACTCTTCCCTGGCTTGCTGCTTTCACCGGCCAGGAGCCTGACAAGTTGGTAGCGTCTGTATTTTTATTGTGAAGTGGCGTTTATATATTTGTTGACATACTTCTTTTGATCTGTATCACTTATATATCACTTCGTAGGTCCTTCTCGTGATTCTCTCTTCTGCAtattcacacactttgcttttcagTGACGTTGCAATATATGTCTTTCCTCACTTCATTATTCACTCTagcactatatatattttttttttacctcaagcTGTATCGCTTTTATACCCTTTTCTTGATAAGTCTTCTACGCATTGACACACTTTGTTGTATTTCAATGGCGTTACATTATTTATCTCTACTCAATATTATTCACTCGATCTagcactatatttttttcttcttttgaggtCTGTGTTGCTTCTTTACGCTCGCCTCCAATTCGGCGTTGGAGAAAATATTCGGCTCCTTTGTGTCACAGctgctcctttttttatatatttataaacctTCAGCTCGATTTTCATGTCTGTGCTACGTTTATGAATTTGTGTGTTTGATATACTCACCTAATATGCCAGTAATGTAATGTGTAGTTGAAGTTTCATACAATTTTGAATTCCAgacgcattttttattattattattgtggcaAGTCAGCTGTCACGGCCCAGTCCTGCAAGCGTTTCACATC includes:
- the LOC126980700 gene encoding translocon-associated protein subunit gamma-like, which translates into the protein MVTKGKLTKEEELLLQDFSRNVSKKSSIIFYFNALIVSAIPIWLFWRIHMMDPLSSAAIFALVTGIATYLVAFAYMNTKFVLKHKVAQKVEDAVTREVMRKLSDDKKMAKKEKDERVLWKKNEVAEAEATTFSLFYNNALFLMLVVVGSFLIFKSVTPAYNYVFSTLGAAGIIALFSTSTQ